The following proteins are co-located in the Hevea brasiliensis isolate MT/VB/25A 57/8 chromosome 11, ASM3005281v1, whole genome shotgun sequence genome:
- the LOC110640834 gene encoding G-type lectin S-receptor-like serine/threonine-protein kinase At1g61370 isoform X2: MDRREFSVKSGFFFFLLFNLFSFAYCSVIYNITTTKAVSPEQILNSPHQIFELGFFTPNNNSHDQYVGIWFKEVYPQTVIWVANREKPVTNSSGSLIIGSDGNLRLLDGQRNSIWSTNISGQWKGSIAVLSDDGNFILKNSITGDNLWDSFQHPTNAILPGTWLAYNETSGMITNITSWKSDNDPSIGDFTVAVLPQTPPQAFAWKGSKPYFRSGPWDKTKFIGIPETEFYYQSGFALIEGPQPGIAYLNVSILTNCIYLMLVISPTGALKNLCWVKARGWYARWAVPATPCEIYGACGPFGLCQRNEPNLTCRCLKGFVPKSAEEWSKRNWTGGCIRRAEISCGGNTSSINTQGGKLDGFLRIGGLKLPDSSKFLKVYDENECRGHCLNNCSCSGYAYVIAIGCLVWTGNLLDIYELPFGGQDLNLRLANTELSESDQKTKVKIITSVITVAIITLIIGAMIYCFMKWRAKQRTKRNGNLQPIVWRSPLEDEDSVELPLFDFHSILVATNNFDINNKLGQGGYGPVYKGTLQDGKDVAIKRLSSSSSQGIEEFKNEMKLISKLQHRNLVRLLGCCVERQEKILIYEYMPNKSLDIYLFDLERKIELDWTKRFNIITGVARGLLYLHRDSCLRVIHRDLKVSNILLDEKMNPKISDFGLARIFEGTQDLGSTHRVIGTIGYMAPEYLLGGIFSEKSDIFSFGVLILEIVSGRKVNSIQHDEQQMSLIAYAWHLWSEGKGIQMIDEVLVDSFSSSEVSRCVNIGLLCVQDQAANRPTMAAIVSMLSGEKTKLPEPKQPTVTFTNVSSSNSQSQSISTWSVNNVTESTIEPR; encoded by the exons ATGGATAGAAGAGAGTTCTCGGTGAAATctggatttttctttttcttattgttcAATTTATTCTCATTTGCGTATTGTTCTGTAATTTATAACATAACTACAACCAAAGCAGTCTCACCAGAACAAATTCTCAACTCTCCTCATCAAATTTTTGAGTTGGGTTTCTTTACTCCTAATAATAATTCCCATGATCAATATGTGGGAATATGGTTCAAGGAAGTTTATCCTCAGACTGTGATTTGGGTGGCAAACAGAGAGAAGCCAGTTACAAACTCCTCGGGGAGTCTCATAATTGGCAGCGATGGGAATCTGAGGCTTCTGGACGGGCAGCGGAACTCTATCTGGTCGACTAATATTTCAGGCCAATGGAAGGGTTCAATTGCTGTACTTTCGGATGACGGAAACTTCATTTTGAAGAACAGTATAACAGGAGATAATCTATGGGATAGCTTTCAGCATCCTACCAATGCCATTTTGCCAGGCACATGGTTGGCCTACAATGAGACAAGTGGTATGATAACAAATATCACTTCCTGGAAAAGTGACAACGATCCGTCAATTGGGGATTTTACTGTTGCTGTACTACCGCAGACACCGCCACAAGCCTTCGCTTGGAAGGGATCGAAACCTTATTTTAGAAGTGGGCCGTGGGACAAAACAAAGTTTATTGGGATACCAGAAACAGAATTTTATTATCAAAGTGGATTCGCACTCATCGAGGGCCCTCAGCCGGGAATTGCTTATCTCAATGTTAGTATACTCACGAACTGCATTTACTTGATGCTTGTGATTTCACCAACCGGAGCCTTAAAAAACTTATGTTGGGTGAAAGCGAGGGGCTGGTACGCTAGGTGGGCGGTACCCGCCACTCCCTGCGAAATTTATGGAGCTTGTGGACCTTTTGGGCTTTGCCAAAGAAATGAACCCAATCTAACTTGTAGATGCTTGAAAGGGTTTGTGCCAAAGTCAGCTGAGGAATGGAGCAAAAGAAACTGGACAGGAGGGTGTATCAGGCGAGCTGAAATAAGTTGTGGAGGAAACACAAGTTCCATTAACACACAAGGAGGAAAACTGGATGGATTCTTGAGGATTGGGGGGTTAAAACTTCCAGATTCATCTAAGTTCTTGAAGGTTTACGATGAAAACGAGTGCCGTGGACATTGTTTGAATAACTGTTCCTGCTCAGGTTATGCATATGTAATTGCGATAGGGTGTTTGGTTTGGACAGGAAACCTTCTGGATATTTACGAGTTACCCTTCGGTGGTCAAGATCTTAATCTCCGCCTTGCAAATACAGAATTGAGTGAAA GTGATCAGAAGACTAAAGTAAAGATCATTACTAGCGTCATCACTGTTGCAATCATCACCCTCATTATTGGTGCCATGATTTATTGTTTCATGAAGTGGAGAGCCAAACAAAGGACTAAAAGAAATG GAAATTTACAACCAATTGTGTGGAGAAGCCCTTTAGAAGATGAAGATTCAGTAGAGCTGCCTTTATTTGACTTCCATAGCATATTAGTTGCAACCAACAACTTTGACATAAATAACAAACTCGGGCAAGGAGGCTACGGTCCAGTTTATAAG GGAACACTACAAGATGGGAAGGATGTGGCGATTAAAAGACTTTCTAGTAGCTCTAGTCAAGGCATAGAAGAGTTCAAGAATGAAATGAAGTTGATCTCCAAACTCCAACACAGAAATCTTGTCAGACTCTTAGGTTGCTGCGTTGAAAGACAAGAGAAGATATTAATTTACGAGTACATGCCCAACAAAAGCTTGGACATCTATCTATTTG ATCTAGAAAGAAAGATAGAACTTGATTGGACTAAACGCTTCAACATTATTACTGGAGTTGCTCGAGGCCTTCTTTATCTTCATCGTGATTCTTGTTTAAGGGTCATACATCGAGATTTAAAGGTAAGCAATATTCTTTTAGATGAGAAGATGAATCCAAAAATATCAGATTTTGGATTGGCAAGAATTTTTGAAGGCACACAAGATCTAGGAAGCACTCATAGAGTGATAGGAACAAT AGGTTACATGGCTCCAGAATATCTACTTGGCGGCATATTTTCAGAAAAATCTGATATCTTTAGCTTTGGAGTCTTGATTTTGGAAATTGTTAGTGGTAGGAAAGTTAACAGCATCCAGCACGATGAACAACAAATGAGTCTTATAGCTTAT GCATGGCATTTGTGGTCCGAAGGCAAAGGTATACAAATGATTGATGAAGTATTGGTGGACTCATTTTCCTCATCAGAAGTAAGCAGATGTGTAAATATTGGACTTCTCTGTGTACAAGATCAGGCTGCTAATAGGCCAACCATGGCGGCCATAGTTTCTATGCTAAGCGGTGAAAAAACAAAGCTTCCTGAACCAAAACAGCCTACAGTTACGTTTACAAACGTCTCCAGCAGCAATTCTCAATCACAAAGCATTTCTACATGGTCTGTAAATAATGTCACTGAATCAACCATTGAACCCCGTTAG
- the LOC110640834 gene encoding G-type lectin S-receptor-like serine/threonine-protein kinase At1g61370 isoform X1 yields the protein MDRREFSVKSGFFFFLLFNLFSFAYCSVIYNITTTKAVSPEQILNSPHQIFELGFFTPNNNSHDQYVGIWFKEVYPQTVIWVANREKPVTNSSGSLIIGSDGNLRLLDGQRNSIWSTNISGQWKGSIAVLSDDGNFILKNSITGDNLWDSFQHPTNAILPGTWLAYNETSGMITNITSWKSDNDPSIGDFTVAVLPQTPPQAFAWKGSKPYFRSGPWDKTKFIGIPETEFYYQSGFALIEGPQPGIAYLNVSILTNCIYLMLVISPTGALKNLCWVKARGWYARWAVPATPCEIYGACGPFGLCQRNEPNLTCRCLKGFVPKSAEEWSKRNWTGGCIRRAEISCGGNTSSINTQGGKLDGFLRIGGLKLPDSSKFLKVYDENECRGHCLNNCSCSGYAYVIAIGCLVWTGNLLDIYELPFGGQDLNLRLANTELSESDQKTKVKIITSVITVAIITLIIGAMIYCFMKWRAKQRTKRNETDRVDLAAPNDTSIGNLQPIVWRSPLEDEDSVELPLFDFHSILVATNNFDINNKLGQGGYGPVYKGTLQDGKDVAIKRLSSSSSQGIEEFKNEMKLISKLQHRNLVRLLGCCVERQEKILIYEYMPNKSLDIYLFDLERKIELDWTKRFNIITGVARGLLYLHRDSCLRVIHRDLKVSNILLDEKMNPKISDFGLARIFEGTQDLGSTHRVIGTIGYMAPEYLLGGIFSEKSDIFSFGVLILEIVSGRKVNSIQHDEQQMSLIAYAWHLWSEGKGIQMIDEVLVDSFSSSEVSRCVNIGLLCVQDQAANRPTMAAIVSMLSGEKTKLPEPKQPTVTFTNVSSSNSQSQSISTWSVNNVTESTIEPR from the exons ATGGATAGAAGAGAGTTCTCGGTGAAATctggatttttctttttcttattgttcAATTTATTCTCATTTGCGTATTGTTCTGTAATTTATAACATAACTACAACCAAAGCAGTCTCACCAGAACAAATTCTCAACTCTCCTCATCAAATTTTTGAGTTGGGTTTCTTTACTCCTAATAATAATTCCCATGATCAATATGTGGGAATATGGTTCAAGGAAGTTTATCCTCAGACTGTGATTTGGGTGGCAAACAGAGAGAAGCCAGTTACAAACTCCTCGGGGAGTCTCATAATTGGCAGCGATGGGAATCTGAGGCTTCTGGACGGGCAGCGGAACTCTATCTGGTCGACTAATATTTCAGGCCAATGGAAGGGTTCAATTGCTGTACTTTCGGATGACGGAAACTTCATTTTGAAGAACAGTATAACAGGAGATAATCTATGGGATAGCTTTCAGCATCCTACCAATGCCATTTTGCCAGGCACATGGTTGGCCTACAATGAGACAAGTGGTATGATAACAAATATCACTTCCTGGAAAAGTGACAACGATCCGTCAATTGGGGATTTTACTGTTGCTGTACTACCGCAGACACCGCCACAAGCCTTCGCTTGGAAGGGATCGAAACCTTATTTTAGAAGTGGGCCGTGGGACAAAACAAAGTTTATTGGGATACCAGAAACAGAATTTTATTATCAAAGTGGATTCGCACTCATCGAGGGCCCTCAGCCGGGAATTGCTTATCTCAATGTTAGTATACTCACGAACTGCATTTACTTGATGCTTGTGATTTCACCAACCGGAGCCTTAAAAAACTTATGTTGGGTGAAAGCGAGGGGCTGGTACGCTAGGTGGGCGGTACCCGCCACTCCCTGCGAAATTTATGGAGCTTGTGGACCTTTTGGGCTTTGCCAAAGAAATGAACCCAATCTAACTTGTAGATGCTTGAAAGGGTTTGTGCCAAAGTCAGCTGAGGAATGGAGCAAAAGAAACTGGACAGGAGGGTGTATCAGGCGAGCTGAAATAAGTTGTGGAGGAAACACAAGTTCCATTAACACACAAGGAGGAAAACTGGATGGATTCTTGAGGATTGGGGGGTTAAAACTTCCAGATTCATCTAAGTTCTTGAAGGTTTACGATGAAAACGAGTGCCGTGGACATTGTTTGAATAACTGTTCCTGCTCAGGTTATGCATATGTAATTGCGATAGGGTGTTTGGTTTGGACAGGAAACCTTCTGGATATTTACGAGTTACCCTTCGGTGGTCAAGATCTTAATCTCCGCCTTGCAAATACAGAATTGAGTGAAA GTGATCAGAAGACTAAAGTAAAGATCATTACTAGCGTCATCACTGTTGCAATCATCACCCTCATTATTGGTGCCATGATTTATTGTTTCATGAAGTGGAGAGCCAAACAAAGGACTAAAAGAAATG AAACCGATCGCGTTGATTTGGCTGCTCCAAATGACACTTCAATAGGAAATTTACAACCAATTGTGTGGAGAAGCCCTTTAGAAGATGAAGATTCAGTAGAGCTGCCTTTATTTGACTTCCATAGCATATTAGTTGCAACCAACAACTTTGACATAAATAACAAACTCGGGCAAGGAGGCTACGGTCCAGTTTATAAG GGAACACTACAAGATGGGAAGGATGTGGCGATTAAAAGACTTTCTAGTAGCTCTAGTCAAGGCATAGAAGAGTTCAAGAATGAAATGAAGTTGATCTCCAAACTCCAACACAGAAATCTTGTCAGACTCTTAGGTTGCTGCGTTGAAAGACAAGAGAAGATATTAATTTACGAGTACATGCCCAACAAAAGCTTGGACATCTATCTATTTG ATCTAGAAAGAAAGATAGAACTTGATTGGACTAAACGCTTCAACATTATTACTGGAGTTGCTCGAGGCCTTCTTTATCTTCATCGTGATTCTTGTTTAAGGGTCATACATCGAGATTTAAAGGTAAGCAATATTCTTTTAGATGAGAAGATGAATCCAAAAATATCAGATTTTGGATTGGCAAGAATTTTTGAAGGCACACAAGATCTAGGAAGCACTCATAGAGTGATAGGAACAAT AGGTTACATGGCTCCAGAATATCTACTTGGCGGCATATTTTCAGAAAAATCTGATATCTTTAGCTTTGGAGTCTTGATTTTGGAAATTGTTAGTGGTAGGAAAGTTAACAGCATCCAGCACGATGAACAACAAATGAGTCTTATAGCTTAT GCATGGCATTTGTGGTCCGAAGGCAAAGGTATACAAATGATTGATGAAGTATTGGTGGACTCATTTTCCTCATCAGAAGTAAGCAGATGTGTAAATATTGGACTTCTCTGTGTACAAGATCAGGCTGCTAATAGGCCAACCATGGCGGCCATAGTTTCTATGCTAAGCGGTGAAAAAACAAAGCTTCCTGAACCAAAACAGCCTACAGTTACGTTTACAAACGTCTCCAGCAGCAATTCTCAATCACAAAGCATTTCTACATGGTCTGTAAATAATGTCACTGAATCAACCATTGAACCCCGTTAG
- the LOC110640834 gene encoding G-type lectin S-receptor-like serine/threonine-protein kinase At1g61390 isoform X3, translating to MDRREFSVKSGFFFFLLFNLFSFAYCSVIYNITTTKAVSPEQILNSPHQIFELGFFTPNNNSHDQYVGIWFKEVYPQTVIWVANREKPVTNSSGSLIIGSDGNLRLLDGQRNSIWSTNISGQWKGSIAVLSDDGNFILKNSITGDNLWDSFQHPTNAILPGTWLAYNETSGMITNITSWKSDNDPSIGDFTVAVLPQTPPQAFAWKGSKPYFRSGPWDKTKFIGIPETEFYYQSGFALIEGPQPGIAYLNVSILTNCIYLMLVISPTGALKNLCWVKARGWYARWAVPATPCEIYGACGPFGLCQRNEPNLTCRCLKGFVPKSAEEWSKRNWTGGCIRRAEISCGGNTSSINTQGGKLDGFLRIGGLKLPDSSKFLKVYDENECRGHCLNNCSCSGYAYVIAIGCLVWTGNLLDIYELPFGGQDLNLRLANTELSESDQKTKVKIITSVITVAIITLIIGAMIYCFMKWRAKQRTKRNETDRVDLAAPNDTSIGNLQPIVWRSPLEDEDSVELPLFDFHSILVATNNFDINNKLGQGGYGPVYKGTLQDGKDVAIKRLSSSSSQGIEEFKNEMKLISKLQHRNLVRLLGCCVERQEKILIYEYMPNKSLDIYLFDLERKIELDWTKRFNIITGVARGLLYLHRDSCLRVIHRDLKAWHLWSEGKGIQMIDEVLVDSFSSSEVSRCVNIGLLCVQDQAANRPTMAAIVSMLSGEKTKLPEPKQPTVTFTNVSSSNSQSQSISTWSVNNVTESTIEPR from the exons ATGGATAGAAGAGAGTTCTCGGTGAAATctggatttttctttttcttattgttcAATTTATTCTCATTTGCGTATTGTTCTGTAATTTATAACATAACTACAACCAAAGCAGTCTCACCAGAACAAATTCTCAACTCTCCTCATCAAATTTTTGAGTTGGGTTTCTTTACTCCTAATAATAATTCCCATGATCAATATGTGGGAATATGGTTCAAGGAAGTTTATCCTCAGACTGTGATTTGGGTGGCAAACAGAGAGAAGCCAGTTACAAACTCCTCGGGGAGTCTCATAATTGGCAGCGATGGGAATCTGAGGCTTCTGGACGGGCAGCGGAACTCTATCTGGTCGACTAATATTTCAGGCCAATGGAAGGGTTCAATTGCTGTACTTTCGGATGACGGAAACTTCATTTTGAAGAACAGTATAACAGGAGATAATCTATGGGATAGCTTTCAGCATCCTACCAATGCCATTTTGCCAGGCACATGGTTGGCCTACAATGAGACAAGTGGTATGATAACAAATATCACTTCCTGGAAAAGTGACAACGATCCGTCAATTGGGGATTTTACTGTTGCTGTACTACCGCAGACACCGCCACAAGCCTTCGCTTGGAAGGGATCGAAACCTTATTTTAGAAGTGGGCCGTGGGACAAAACAAAGTTTATTGGGATACCAGAAACAGAATTTTATTATCAAAGTGGATTCGCACTCATCGAGGGCCCTCAGCCGGGAATTGCTTATCTCAATGTTAGTATACTCACGAACTGCATTTACTTGATGCTTGTGATTTCACCAACCGGAGCCTTAAAAAACTTATGTTGGGTGAAAGCGAGGGGCTGGTACGCTAGGTGGGCGGTACCCGCCACTCCCTGCGAAATTTATGGAGCTTGTGGACCTTTTGGGCTTTGCCAAAGAAATGAACCCAATCTAACTTGTAGATGCTTGAAAGGGTTTGTGCCAAAGTCAGCTGAGGAATGGAGCAAAAGAAACTGGACAGGAGGGTGTATCAGGCGAGCTGAAATAAGTTGTGGAGGAAACACAAGTTCCATTAACACACAAGGAGGAAAACTGGATGGATTCTTGAGGATTGGGGGGTTAAAACTTCCAGATTCATCTAAGTTCTTGAAGGTTTACGATGAAAACGAGTGCCGTGGACATTGTTTGAATAACTGTTCCTGCTCAGGTTATGCATATGTAATTGCGATAGGGTGTTTGGTTTGGACAGGAAACCTTCTGGATATTTACGAGTTACCCTTCGGTGGTCAAGATCTTAATCTCCGCCTTGCAAATACAGAATTGAGTGAAA GTGATCAGAAGACTAAAGTAAAGATCATTACTAGCGTCATCACTGTTGCAATCATCACCCTCATTATTGGTGCCATGATTTATTGTTTCATGAAGTGGAGAGCCAAACAAAGGACTAAAAGAAATG AAACCGATCGCGTTGATTTGGCTGCTCCAAATGACACTTCAATAGGAAATTTACAACCAATTGTGTGGAGAAGCCCTTTAGAAGATGAAGATTCAGTAGAGCTGCCTTTATTTGACTTCCATAGCATATTAGTTGCAACCAACAACTTTGACATAAATAACAAACTCGGGCAAGGAGGCTACGGTCCAGTTTATAAG GGAACACTACAAGATGGGAAGGATGTGGCGATTAAAAGACTTTCTAGTAGCTCTAGTCAAGGCATAGAAGAGTTCAAGAATGAAATGAAGTTGATCTCCAAACTCCAACACAGAAATCTTGTCAGACTCTTAGGTTGCTGCGTTGAAAGACAAGAGAAGATATTAATTTACGAGTACATGCCCAACAAAAGCTTGGACATCTATCTATTTG ATCTAGAAAGAAAGATAGAACTTGATTGGACTAAACGCTTCAACATTATTACTGGAGTTGCTCGAGGCCTTCTTTATCTTCATCGTGATTCTTGTTTAAGGGTCATACATCGAGATTTAAAG GCATGGCATTTGTGGTCCGAAGGCAAAGGTATACAAATGATTGATGAAGTATTGGTGGACTCATTTTCCTCATCAGAAGTAAGCAGATGTGTAAATATTGGACTTCTCTGTGTACAAGATCAGGCTGCTAATAGGCCAACCATGGCGGCCATAGTTTCTATGCTAAGCGGTGAAAAAACAAAGCTTCCTGAACCAAAACAGCCTACAGTTACGTTTACAAACGTCTCCAGCAGCAATTCTCAATCACAAAGCATTTCTACATGGTCTGTAAATAATGTCACTGAATCAACCATTGAACCCCGTTAG